The Halotia branconii CENA392 region ATCTGGCAATATTAAAATTCCTGGTAACGCAGTCACGGCCAAACTGCAAAAGTTTGTGCCAGCTTCACAACAAGCAGAAATAATTACTGATGGTTCTCTTGGCCCATTAGTCAATGGTCAACTCAAACGCACCAGCGTTAATCTTGAAATCGTCGGAACTTATGAACAAACACAATCAATTATTCGTAATATAGAACGTTTACAGCCTTTGTTAATTATTAAAGACTATCAATCGACATTGGCTCCAGTAGCGGCTATTAATCAGTTAGGCAAAGTGGTACGTAGAATAGGCCCCGCACCGATTACTACCGCTTTTCAAATACAGGCATTGATGCCACTTAATCCAGAAGAAATTGCTGCTGCTCAAGCAGCACCTAAAAAGTAAAAGTTAAAAGTGCTGAGTGCTGAGTAGAAAAAAGAATATTTCTAATAATGCTCATAGCAAAAGTAGTAGTGGACTTACAAGGCTAAATTGATGCAAAAAAATTGTAGGTTGGGGAGCCACTGCGTTGGGGAGACAGCGCCGTGGTGAGGCAGTCCGGTCTTGGGGGTTTCCCCCATGAGGAACTGCCGAAAGGGTTTCCCGACTTGAGGCGACTGTCGTCGGCTCTGCCGACTTGTAGTAAGTGGCGTTTGACGTAAGGAAACCCAACACCTTTATCCATGTTGGGTTGCGCTGCGCTTAACCCAACCTACACCTAATGCACTCTTTTAGACTAGACACGCTACTACAAAATATAAGCACTAAAGTACTTACTACAAACTCTAAAAAATTGTTTGTTTAGTTTTATAAGGTGAGGAATGAACTGTGAAACAGCTTCACGGTAATAGTTTAATATTGGGTACTGCCGCTTTTTTATATTTGGCAGCTCAACCAGTTTCGGCACAGATAACTCAAGTTAATGATGTACAGCTAAGTCCAGTTGATGGTGGAATTAGCGTTATTTTGCAAACTTCTACAGGGTCGCGTCCGCAAGTTTTTACCACCAAAAGAGGCAACACCTTAGTTACAGATATTATTAATACTCAACTACGTTTGCCAAAAGGCAATAGTTTCCGCAAAGATAATCCATCTCCCGGAATTGCTTCAGTTGAAGTTGGTCAGCTTGATGCTAATAGTATTCGAGTAACGGTGACTGGTAGCAAGAATGCACCCAACACTCAACCTGTAGTGCGAAAGCAAAACGGTCTTACTCTCAGCTTTACTCCTTCCACAGGTATTACAGCGTCAGTACCAACACCCCCAGCACCCTCAACAGCGACAGCGCCACCTGCTTCTATTCCAGCGCTACCGGGTCAAAAGCCAGATGTTCTTGTTCCTAATCCACAAGTCACAATTGACGGCAAACCTGCCCAGCCAGCTGGTCCTGGTCAACCTATCAGTCAAGCTCCTCCTTTCTTGCCTAGAGCCGTCGCCCCACCAGTGGGAGATATTGCCATCTCTACTACCGATGCATCTCCTAGCACAATTGATTTGGGAACCCAAGAACGCGTTCCTCGCTTAGTATTACGAGATGCACCAGTGCGCGAGGTTTTATCATTACTTGCCCGTGCTGCTAATCTAAATCTGGCTTATGTAGGTGGTGAGCAAGCTGCTGGAGCGACTTCTACTGACGGTCAGGCTGTTTCTCAAACAATTTCTCTAGATATAGAAAACGAGCCAGTGCAAGATGTGTTTAACTACGTTTTGCGAATGAGTGGTTTAGAAGCTAACCGCAGTGGTCGCACGGTTTTTGTTGGAGCTAACTTACCCAATGGAACCCGTGATATGGTCATGCGTAGTATGCGCCTTAATCAGGTAACAGTAGGGGTTGCACTAAATTTTTTGGTCGGCTTAGGCGCAGAAAGTGCTGTCAGTCGTGAACGCCAAGTTACCAGTGTTAATGCAGTGCCTGTGGGTGCTGGAGCTGCTCCTATTACCCAAACTCAGACCACTACAGAAACCAAGCTAGAAACTCAACGCGCTGAATTTAAAGACTCAAAGCCTTTACTAAGAGGATTACAAGCATTAGGAGACGAACGTACTAACTCTCTAACCTTGATTGGCCCTCCCAGACTAATTGAGGTGGCAATGTCTCAATTGACTCAGCTGGATATTCGCCGTCGTCAGGTAGTAGTCAATGTCAAGATTATCGATGTTAACCTGTTGAACACTCAGGATCAAAATACCAGTTTTTCCTTTGGGGTTGGCAATAATTTCTTTACTAATGATGGTGGTGCAGCATCTTTTAATTTTGGTGGTTCCAGACCTGCTACCGGGGCTGAAGTGGCAAGTAGTGTAACTAGTACGCCAGTAATCACAAATCCTGTTACAGGAACACCTTTCTTTAACCCCAACGGCTCTGTATCTATTCCAGGAACTACCCCAGGTACAGTAGTAATAGACCAAAACGGCAATGCTGTTAGAGTTGCAAACCCAGGAAGTGGCTCTTTCTATCAACCTATTGCGCCTACTGGCAATGGAAACCCACTACAACCGGGTTTCACGGATATCACTCCTGCAACCGATAACATTATTACTAGGAACGCAGATGGTACATCTAGTATCACACAAGGCACTCTCGGTACAGCTACCGCATCTTTGCCAACTTTATTTCAATTCCCTAAACGGTTTCTCGCTAGTTTGCAAGCTCAGATTACCAATGGCAATGCCAAAATTTTGACTGACCCAACCTTAATTGTGCAAGAAGGTCAAACCGCTAACGTTAACTTGACTCAAGAAGTTGTAGGCAATATTAAAAGGGAAATAGTTCGCGATGCGAATCTTGCTACAGAAACTATCTCAGCGGATAAAGACAAAGTAGGTTTAACTTTAGCTGTTAAAGTTGAAAGAATTGACGATAATGGCTTTGTTTCTCTATCAGTAGCTCCTGTTGTGAAAGCACCTCAAGCTCCAGCTAGTATCAATGTTGGAGGAGGTGGTAGCCAACAAATATTTTTGGTATCTGAGCGTTCTCTTAATTCTGGAACAATTCGCCTACGAGATGGTCAAACGCTCATTTTGTCAGGTATCATTCAAGACCAAGACCGGACAAGTGTCTCTAAAATTCCCATCTTGGGTGATTTGCCATTAATTGGTTCACTGTTTAGAAGAACAAACAGGCAGAATCAGCGTAACGAGGTAATAGTGTTGCTGACACCTCAAGTTATGGATGATTCTGAAAACTCTTCCTATGGTTATAACTACACCCCCAGTCCAGAGGTGCGGCAAATACTTGAGCGTCGAGGGTTAAACACACCTAAGCGATAAACAGTAGCCTTTTCAAGGTGGGTAAAAATATTGGCAAGAAAACCCCTTTTTAACTTCTTACCTCTGTTACCTCAGCGTCTCTGTGGTTAGATAAATTACTTTTAAACCACAGAGACGCTGAGAACGCAGAGAGGAAAGCAAAGATTTTTCGAGTCACCTTGAAAGGTTAGCAAAAACACAAAATTTTCTATCTAACAACTAATTAACAGGATTTTATTGGGTAATGCTTGCGCTTTACCCAACCTACTATTTTTCAATTACAACGGACGGTAAACACGATAGTTAATTTCGGGGAAGATGTTGTCCATTAACTCAACTTTTTCCAACCAACCACTGTCAACCTTGCCAATTTTCACGTCCTCATACAGCTTATTAAACCGCATCAAGTGCGATCGCGTCCTTCTGACAGCATAGGGAACCATTGTTCCAGTTCGCATAATGAATGCCCAGTCAGAAGATTGTGCTAATAAAAGTTCTCTTGCAGCTTGATTCAAGGCTTTCCACTGCAACTCATCTTCTGGTTCTAAGTGAGCGATTTCAATCATCCGCTCGGTTGCTTTGTGTAAATGCGGATAAATCCAGGCATTTGTTTCATTTAACCAGTATTCGTGGAAACCTTTATAACCCCAACTCGATTGCGAAGGACGGCAAATTTGCTGAGTCGGTTCTGCTCGTAAATAATCTGCCAAATGAGTCATTGCATAAGTTCCTTGGTCATACCATGATTTACGGAACAGATAATCAATAAACCAAGGGCCTTCATACCACCAATGCCCAAATAACTCTGCGTCGTAAGGCGAAACGATAATCGGCGGACGCTGCATGATGCCGTGGAGATGTTCGGCTTGGCGTTCGCGATTATACATAAAGTTAGCAGCATGTTCGGCTGCTTTTTCTCTTGCCCAGTAAGGGTCGTAGAGTCCTTTATCTGACAATCCTAAGCCGCGTCCAGTAATTTTGTGATACTTAATGCCTGTATTTTTACGCTGACCATTGGGCATGATATAGGGCTTGATATACTCATATTCTGCTTCCCAGCCCAAATCTTTGTAAAATTCTCGATATTCGGCAGCCCCAGGATAGCCCACTTCAGAAGACCATACTTGTTGCGAAGATTCATGATCTCGACCGAAGGCTGCAACACCAGTTTCTGTAAAAATTGGTGCGTAAGTACCAAATCGGGGGCGTGGACGAGCATAAAGAATGCCATGACCATCAGTAAGGAAATAACGCAAGCCAGCATCTGCCAGCATTCGCTCTACACCTTCATAGTAGGCGCATTCCGGCAACCAAATACCTCTGGGTGCTTTGCCAAATATTTGCTCGTAATGTTCACAAGCTACCTGAATTTGCGCCCACACCGCTTGCGGATACATTTTCATCAACGGTAAGTAGCCGTGAGTAGCTCCACAAGTGATAATTTCTAAATTATTAGTGTCTTGGAACTCTTTAAAAGCTGTCACCAAGTCACCGTTGTAGCGTTCCCATAGCTGACGCGCTTCGTTAAATTCAGTAGCGTAATGTTCGGCTAAATAACGAATATGCCCATTATTGATATTACGTTCAGCTTCTAGCTCTGCTAATTCTTCGAGTTGAGTTAAGTGTGCATCATAGCGTTCTTGCAGTAAGGGATCACGGAGCATTGACACCAGAGGCGGTGTCATACTCATCGTAATCTTAAAGTCAATGCCGTCTCGCTTTAAGCCCTCAAATACTTTCAATAAAGGAATGTATGTTTCGGTGATGGCTTCATAAAGCCATTCTTCCTCCAGCACGTAGTCACTTTCTGGGTGACGAACGAAGGGTAAATGTGCATGAAGTACAAGCGCGACGTAGCCGATAGCCATAGTTATTGTGGGGTAATACTTGTAAGTTGAAAGTCAGGGGTTAGCAGAAATTAACAATATTTTAAGACTTTATCGGGATCGTAGCAGTATTTACTGATTTTTTATAATTAATACCAGCTTGTTGATGAAGCTGAGTTTAAAGAGCGATCGCTAGATTAGCAAAAAAAGCGCTGAACCTGAACACGAAAATCTGGCAATAATGGTGATGTAATTTCGTCATCAGCCAACAAAGTAGTTATCAGTTTCAATTGAGCATTTTCTCTGCGATACACTTCTAGCTGCTGTAATTGCCAATTGGCAATCCAATATTCTTGCACTCCTGTTGATGAATATAGCTTCAGCTTGGCTTCTCGGTCTCGACGTTCGTTGGTTGTTCCAGGAGAAAGCACTTCTACAACAAGTTCTGGCGCTCCTCTCAAATGCCCTTCATCATCTAGCAGCTGTGCTAAACGTTCACGACTAATCCAAACTACATCAGGTATGACATTATCAGTATCTGTATAAATTATTCCAGGAGTTTGACGAGTTTCTCCCAGTCCACTAGAGCGAGACCAAATTTCTAATTCCAAATAAATATTACCGGCAGAGCCTTGATGTCTCCAGTGAGGCGCTCTAGTCACAAATAGTTCTCCGTCAATAATTTCATAGCGCTTCCATTCATCAGTTGCGAGTAATTCTAAGTCAGAGGTTGTCCAACGGACTGGATCAGATACTATTTTGTTCATAGCATTATCTTCCCACACTTAATTGGAATATTTACTCAGGTTCAATGCCTGCGGCTCTTAGCTTTTGTGCTAATATTTCAGCCCGTTGACGTTCCTGTTCTAACTGTTGGTTAACTTGTTGTAATTGTTGGTTAGCTTCTTCCTCTGGCAACATTACTATTTGCCCATCTGAAGTAAAAAAACGTAATTTACCAGACTCAACTCCCAAATATAGCTCTAACTGCTGACTCCATAACCAACCATCAGGACTAGGTAACAGTTCTTGATACTGACCATCAATTAAGTGAAATCCTTGTAATTCCCAGCTAACCGGATCAAACCAGAAATAATCAGGAGTGCGAAATGTGTTCTGGTATATCTGCTTTTTCAGCCCTTTATCAACTGAGGCAGTGGAATCAGATAATAATTCTATAATCACATTTGGATATTTGCCGTCTTCTTGCCACACAACCTAGCTTTTACGGTCTTTTTTTTCTGCATCTAAAACTACAAAAAAATCAGAGCCTCGAAATTCTTCTGACTTTTTTTGGTTAGGACTGAAATAAATAGTCAAGTTGCCAGTAGCATAGAAGTCTTGGCGATCACGCCACCACCACTTAATCAGGCGGATTAGTAAATCAATTTGTTCGCGGTGTAAGTCAGATTCCAAGGGTGGTTCGTCACTGTAAATATCACCTGGTGGAAAAATTATACTATCAGTGACATCAGCTTGAGATGTGCTGGTAAGAGATTGAGACATAGCGATGCCTGCGGCGGTAAACTACGTACTTTTTTATCTCTATCCTATAGCGATTCTCTAATTGTCGAAGAGTGCAGTCGAAAGGAGCCGAAGTACTATCACGGACACTCCTCTTAGAAGTAGGTAACGCGATCGCCTTTTGCTGAATAATCAATTTAAATTAATAGCTTTCTTGCTCTGTTTTTTAATTTATGCTTTGACAAATTCAGTTAAGAACCTAAACGCCTTGAGAATATAACTAACGCAATCTCTAGGAGATGTATTATAAAATGATCGCCATGCATTGCCTTTATCTTCGTCGTAGCGATCGCCTCTTTCGGGATGTCCATCTAGCCACGCTAAACGTACTGCGTGACCGATCAACACATCCAAAACGATATATTCTTCTATTTGCAAGCTGGGGTTATTAGCGGCGATCGCGGCTAATTCTATTAAGGCTTCAATATTAACTTGACGGTACTCTGGGGCTTCAATTTTGTTCAATAAATGCTCGACTAGTAAAGCAAAATTCCTTTCTCCGGCTGTCATTTCCGATAGCATCACCTCGCTATCTAAACGATTGCGGCGCTCTAACTTATCGCCTATTACTACTCCCTTACAATGCTTCATTAATAGCCAAACTTGCTGAAAAAAGTTCTTTGGCACACGGTTAAGCGCTCCCTCGGCTTGGCGGAATCTGCGCCAACCTCCTGCGGGAACTTCTGTTTCTTCTTCTATCGTGGGTTGCACTACCCAAGCAATGTCACTTTCTTTTTGCTTAACGTGGAGTGATTCTTGTTTGCGTAACAAATTACTCATACCTGTATAACCAGTTAACACCTGATGCAAGCGCATTTTTACTTCAAATGGCGGAAGTTCCATCAAGCGTTCGTAAGCTTCATCTTGGGTAACATGTAATTCTTGTGCGAGTTCGCTTGTAATCAGCAAAATCAAATAACCGACTCTTAGCGTCAACAATCCTTGAAACAGTTCTGGTTCTGATCTGACGAGGATACCCAGATAAATGAGAATTTCTTGTGTGAGGACGCGATCGCGGATATCTTCACGACAAAAATTATTAATTTTCTCAGTAATTTCACTATAAGACATCGGTACAGCAATGACTGATGCTTCACTGTAAGCTCTACCTACTGCAATTTGCTTACCTCTTACCAAAATACTCGTTACAGTATCCGACAAGCCAATATCAACCATTTGTCGCAACCCCGCAGCCCGACGTACAATTGCCCACATGCCTAAATCTCCTGCTTTGGTATATACTTCATCGAGTAAATCGGCTGTGCTGACACGAGATAACGGCCCGCCAAATCCTGTATCAAAATCTAATCCCTGCAAACGAGTCAAAGTCTGCAATAATTCAATTTGCTCGTAAAGATTTTCCGATGAGCGCAAAGAAGAAAGCAACAACTCCAAATTAGTTTCGCACTCCATCTGAAATTCTTGGGTATGCCTTAAGCGCCAGCTTTTGCCAGGGTGGTAAGCCAGATAATAACAATGGGGTGCAGCATCTTTGACAGGAGGCTGGAAAAAATTATCATCTTGGAGAAAATCAATCCGTTGGGTTTTGGCTGTAAGCATTAATTGATTGAGCCGCCCTAATTTCACCTGCACACCGTTACAAATGCCATTTTTCAGTTCCTGCATTAGTTCTAACTAATGCTTCAGAACCAATTTCTAAAATGGTGTGCGTCAACATTAAAGTTAAGGTGGGACGACCTAATTCACTCCAATAATTTTGAATGTAAGCAAGTTCACTTCTAATTTGATCTAGCAGAAAATGGTAATCAAGAGTTAAATAAAACTGTTGAGAATCTAGAAACGACGGTAAAAAGACAATTGTTTCGCCATGAATACGAAAAAATCTCGATGTTGTTAAACTCCGTAGTCGTCGGATTGGCCGTCCAGTTAAACCAAATTTGTCGTTACGCCCAATTTGAGTATAAATAACTGAAAGTTCCCCAGCTTTTCTCACTTGAATTGGTTCTACTTGCTTTGGTGTTTGAGTTTCAATGCCGTGGACTTCTAATTTTGCTTGTAAATCTTCATCTTCTGCTAATAAGGCAATTTGTACCATAGACTTGCGATTTTTGCCTATACATAAGTGTCTGCCTAAAGGGTCAATATCTCCGACTGCAAGTAATTCTTCACTGAGCATTTGACCGAGAAAATATAAACTCTGCGCCCAAACTAAAGGTACATTTTCGTTAGGTAAACGAAGTTGACTTTGGGGTGCTAGCTTTTCTGCGTCTATATTTTCTGCTGGCACATAATAAAGCTCTGGCAATAAATGTAAACCATCACGTTCTATAAGTAATGATTCTAAAAGTTGTTGATATTTTTGCACTTGCTGGCGATCGCCACAAAACAATCCATCAAGAACTAAATAAGTAAAAAATAAAGGCCACTCACATTCAATATGTTCAAACTGCTTAAGTTCCCACGGTTCATAGTGTAAGCGGTGGATGTCTTCTAGAACGGTTTGGTGTCCATCGCGCAAAAAGCGTTTGCAGCCGTATTTGCCTTGGAGTTTATTAATGATTTTGTTCAGAGTGCGATCGCGTAACTGCTCATCTTCAACTGCAAAGGCAGGATAACTAATAATACTCAACAAAGCCGCGTCAATTTCTTTAGAACCAGATTCTCTCGGTAATAGAGATTCCAAAGTAATCCGCGCACGGGCCACTTCATCTGGCAGTACATGAATTACCGATGCTTGACTACCACGTACACCAAATAAATCTAACCCATTGATCGCTTCTAAGGCGGCTTTGGCCATGCCTACAGAACTGGCATTCAATTCAGCGTTGCCGCGATTAATTTTGTTGCCTCGTTCCCAGATTCCGTAATCTGGTGTGCGGTATGCTCGTCCAATGTAATAAACCAGATTTTGGACAAAATTTACTTCATCCAGTGTATAAATTATTTGCAGCCCGGAAGCAGTCATTTCTGCCAGCATCAGTAAAAATATTGATGTGGCATCAAGTTGTAAATGTCCCCATTCATCGTCACCAACTACAATGTCACCAGTAGCAGTATTGTATTTGGCATGTAATCCATTCAGTGGTGACTGAGCATGTTTAAATTGCTCTACTTTATGAGCTTGTCGCATCATAGCAAACAGCAACCCGCGCATTAGCTTAGTAACGCTGTGTTCTAGCTCGTAAGTACGTCCTTGATCTTCGTCAACTTTGCGGTATGCCAGTGCTAAACCCCAAACACCCAAGATACTGTAAACGTTGTCTCGTACCCAAGCATCTGTATAATCACCGTGGGCAGTTATTGCCGTACTTGCAGGTAGCAAACCAGTAATTGGATTCTGACGTGCCAGGATAATTGTTTTGATTTGCTGGTAGTAATGTTCCAGTCGAGCTTGCAATTGGATGGCTGTTTTCATAATCTCAATTAAAGGCAGCTTGCGAAATCTCACCCTGTAGCTGTGAGGTAAATTATCTTAACCTATTCTGTAACTGGTGTTAAGCTCATCCCACCCTTAAAAGGGGATGGAATTTCGTGTCAGTGGTCAGTAGTCAGTGGTCAGTTGTTTTTGCTACT contains the following coding sequences:
- a CDS encoding pilus assembly protein PilO, encoding MTLSDDLNFAEQAGDLDSGASSYPVLFGLTFTPQIIGVLVGVAGITGAFYILLNMVMPAWDNYQQQQAKSSELQGQLEQKKNTIKQAAKVKEDLDQAKQQKIQVLGLFANEKTLDTLLLDLNRLVESGNIKIPGNAVTAKLQKFVPASQQAEIITDGSLGPLVNGQLKRTSVNLEIVGTYEQTQSIIRNIERLQPLLIIKDYQSTLAPVAAINQLGKVVRRIGPAPITTAFQIQALMPLNPEEIAAAQAAPKK
- a CDS encoding glycoside hydrolase family 57 protein — encoded protein: MAIGYVALVLHAHLPFVRHPESDYVLEEEWLYEAITETYIPLLKVFEGLKRDGIDFKITMSMTPPLVSMLRDPLLQERYDAHLTQLEELAELEAERNINNGHIRYLAEHYATEFNEARQLWERYNGDLVTAFKEFQDTNNLEIITCGATHGYLPLMKMYPQAVWAQIQVACEHYEQIFGKAPRGIWLPECAYYEGVERMLADAGLRYFLTDGHGILYARPRPRFGTYAPIFTETGVAAFGRDHESSQQVWSSEVGYPGAAEYREFYKDLGWEAEYEYIKPYIMPNGQRKNTGIKYHKITGRGLGLSDKGLYDPYWAREKAAEHAANFMYNRERQAEHLHGIMQRPPIIVSPYDAELFGHWWYEGPWFIDYLFRKSWYDQGTYAMTHLADYLRAEPTQQICRPSQSSWGYKGFHEYWLNETNAWIYPHLHKATERMIEIAHLEPEDELQWKALNQAARELLLAQSSDWAFIMRTGTMVPYAVRRTRSHLMRFNKLYEDVKIGKVDSGWLEKVELMDNIFPEINYRVYRPL
- a CDS encoding Uma2 family endonuclease — its product is MNKIVSDPVRWTTSDLELLATDEWKRYEIIDGELFVTRAPHWRHQGSAGNIYLELEIWSRSSGLGETRQTPGIIYTDTDNVIPDVVWISRERLAQLLDDEGHLRGAPELVVEVLSPGTTNERRDREAKLKLYSSTGVQEYWIANWQLQQLEVYRRENAQLKLITTLLADDEITSPLLPDFRVQVQRFFC
- a CDS encoding AMIN domain-containing protein, which codes for MKQLHGNSLILGTAAFLYLAAQPVSAQITQVNDVQLSPVDGGISVILQTSTGSRPQVFTTKRGNTLVTDIINTQLRLPKGNSFRKDNPSPGIASVEVGQLDANSIRVTVTGSKNAPNTQPVVRKQNGLTLSFTPSTGITASVPTPPAPSTATAPPASIPALPGQKPDVLVPNPQVTIDGKPAQPAGPGQPISQAPPFLPRAVAPPVGDIAISTTDASPSTIDLGTQERVPRLVLRDAPVREVLSLLARAANLNLAYVGGEQAAGATSTDGQAVSQTISLDIENEPVQDVFNYVLRMSGLEANRSGRTVFVGANLPNGTRDMVMRSMRLNQVTVGVALNFLVGLGAESAVSRERQVTSVNAVPVGAGAAPITQTQTTTETKLETQRAEFKDSKPLLRGLQALGDERTNSLTLIGPPRLIEVAMSQLTQLDIRRRQVVVNVKIIDVNLLNTQDQNTSFSFGVGNNFFTNDGGAASFNFGGSRPATGAEVASSVTSTPVITNPVTGTPFFNPNGSVSIPGTTPGTVVIDQNGNAVRVANPGSGSFYQPIAPTGNGNPLQPGFTDITPATDNIITRNADGTSSITQGTLGTATASLPTLFQFPKRFLASLQAQITNGNAKILTDPTLIVQEGQTANVNLTQEVVGNIKREIVRDANLATETISADKDKVGLTLAVKVERIDDNGFVSLSVAPVVKAPQAPASINVGGGGSQQIFLVSERSLNSGTIRLRDGQTLILSGIIQDQDRTSVSKIPILGDLPLIGSLFRRTNRQNQRNEVIVLLTPQVMDDSENSSYGYNYTPSPEVRQILERRGLNTPKR